One region of Populus trichocarpa isolate Nisqually-1 chromosome 4, P.trichocarpa_v4.1, whole genome shotgun sequence genomic DNA includes:
- the LOC7469994 gene encoding uncharacterized protein LOC7469994 isoform X2, with amino-acid sequence MVNTLSLYKPLLYGLMKVAGMRRQVVEIESGTVINFWVPSDETTAKRKSAVVFLHGFGFDGILTWQFQVLALANKYAVYVPDFLFFGDSITDKSERSPAFQAECMAKGLRKHGVEKCTLVGLSYGGMVGFKMAEMYPNLVDSMVITCSVMALTKSISRAGLQRIGFSSWAEYLIPETVKGVKTLLDVAFYKLPWMPNFIYKDILEDMCFDHRKERHELLEELIVEDKNFTAPRFTQPPTRQSNVALHREGRSLGGIGATLRLQ; translated from the exons ATGGTGAACACTCTGTCATTGTACAAGCCCTTGTTGTATGGCCTGATGAAGGTAGCTGGGATGAGACGCCAAGTAGTAGAGATCGAATCAGGGACAGTCATCAATTTCTGGGTCCCGAGTGATGAAACCACTGCCAAGAGAAAATCTGCAGTGGTGTTTCTTCATGGTTTTGGTTTCGATGGGATTCTGACATGGCAATTTCAGGTGTTAGCTTTGGCGAACAAGTACGCGGTTTATGTTCcggattttctcttttttggagATTCAATCACAGATAAATCAGAACGGTCGCCGGCTTTTCAAGCAGAGTGCATGGCTAAGGGTCTAAGGAAACATGGCGTGGAGAAGTGCACCTTGGTTGGATTGAGCTATGGAGGGATGGTAGGGTTCAAGATGGCTGAGATGTACCCTAATTTGGTTGATTCAATGGTGATAACTTGTTCAGTTATGGCCTTGACTAAGTCCATCTCTCGTGCTGGCCTACAAAGAATCGGCTTCTCATCATGGGCAGAATACTTGATTCCTGAAACTGTCAAGGGTGTGAAGACATTGTTGGACGTTGCTTTCTACAAGTTGCCATGGATGCCTAATTTTATCTACAAAGATATTTTGGAG GACATGTGCTTCGACCACAGGAAGGAGAGACACGAACTTTTGGAGGAGTTAATTGTAGAAGACAAAAACTTCACTGCCCCTCGTTTTACACAG CCTCCTACAAGGCAAAGCAACGTTGCATTGCATAGAGAGGGCAGGTCACTTGGCGGAATTGGAGCGACCCTTCGTCTACAATAG
- the LOC7469994 gene encoding uncharacterized protein LOC7469994 isoform X1: MVNTLSLYKPLLYGLMKVAGMRRQVVEIESGTVINFWVPSDETTAKRKSAVVFLHGFGFDGILTWQFQVLALANKYAVYVPDFLFFGDSITDKSERSPAFQAECMAKGLRKHGVEKCTLVGLSYGGMVGFKMAEMYPNLVDSMVITCSVMALTKSISRAGLQRIGFSSWAEYLIPETVKGVKTLLDVAFYKLPWMPNFIYKDILEDMCFDHRKERHELLEELIVEDKNFTAPRFTQRIHLLWGGDDIIFDMKECRNLIDLLQGKATLHCIERAGHLAELERPFVYNRQLKKILASLYEDGKEN; the protein is encoded by the exons ATGGTGAACACTCTGTCATTGTACAAGCCCTTGTTGTATGGCCTGATGAAGGTAGCTGGGATGAGACGCCAAGTAGTAGAGATCGAATCAGGGACAGTCATCAATTTCTGGGTCCCGAGTGATGAAACCACTGCCAAGAGAAAATCTGCAGTGGTGTTTCTTCATGGTTTTGGTTTCGATGGGATTCTGACATGGCAATTTCAGGTGTTAGCTTTGGCGAACAAGTACGCGGTTTATGTTCcggattttctcttttttggagATTCAATCACAGATAAATCAGAACGGTCGCCGGCTTTTCAAGCAGAGTGCATGGCTAAGGGTCTAAGGAAACATGGCGTGGAGAAGTGCACCTTGGTTGGATTGAGCTATGGAGGGATGGTAGGGTTCAAGATGGCTGAGATGTACCCTAATTTGGTTGATTCAATGGTGATAACTTGTTCAGTTATGGCCTTGACTAAGTCCATCTCTCGTGCTGGCCTACAAAGAATCGGCTTCTCATCATGGGCAGAATACTTGATTCCTGAAACTGTCAAGGGTGTGAAGACATTGTTGGACGTTGCTTTCTACAAGTTGCCATGGATGCCTAATTTTATCTACAAAGATATTTTGGAG GACATGTGCTTCGACCACAGGAAGGAGAGACACGAACTTTTGGAGGAGTTAATTGTAGAAGACAAAAACTTCACTGCCCCTCGTTTTACACAG AGGATACATCTTTTGTGGGGAGGGGATGACATAATTTTCGACATGAAAGAATGTCGCAACCTGATAGA CCTCCTACAAGGCAAAGCAACGTTGCATTGCATAGAGAGGGCAGGTCACTTGGCGGAATTGGAGCGACCCTTCGTCTACAATAGGCAGCTCAAGAAAATTCTTGCTTCTTTGTATGAAGATGGGAAGGAAAATTAG